From one Phycisphaerales bacterium genomic stretch:
- a CDS encoding UDP-glucose/GDP-mannose dehydrogenase family protein, translated as MRLTMVGTGYVGLVTGTCFANTGNKVTCLDVDSAKIDRLNRGEVPIYEPGLDELIQRNVAAGRLFFTTDAERAYSQADVIFICVGTPSDADGKADLKFVRSAAEAIAAAINALGPNQKPKTVVVKSTVPVGTTFLVRDIIRGKTDYPFHVANNPEFLKEGDAINDFNKPDRVVCGVEAAEVGEMMKDLYDPFVRQGNPIFIMDVLSSEMVKYASNAMLATKISFINEIASLCDAYGANVNRVREGMCSDSRIGNQFLYPGLGYGGSCFPKDTLACISMGKAVGVPTRLLQAVHDVNQEQRALFFRKIAEEFDGNLAGRRFAFWGLAFKPRTDDIREAPAITLINWIAAKGGKVRAFDRVAAANTKRELGEKVDIADDMYQCLQGADALVICTDWDEFKNPDWDTMRASLKQPLIFDGRNLYRRPALAELGFTYISIGRHPVRP; from the coding sequence ATGCGTCTTACCATGGTCGGCACCGGATACGTCGGTCTCGTCACCGGCACCTGCTTTGCCAACACCGGCAACAAGGTCACCTGCCTCGACGTCGATTCAGCCAAGATCGACCGCCTCAATCGCGGCGAAGTCCCCATCTACGAGCCCGGCCTCGATGAACTCATCCAGCGCAACGTCGCCGCGGGCCGGCTCTTCTTCACCACCGACGCCGAGCGCGCCTACAGCCAGGCCGATGTCATCTTCATCTGCGTCGGCACGCCGTCCGACGCCGACGGCAAGGCCGATCTGAAGTTCGTCCGCTCCGCCGCCGAGGCGATCGCCGCGGCCATCAACGCGCTCGGTCCCAACCAGAAGCCCAAGACCGTCGTCGTCAAGTCCACCGTGCCCGTGGGCACGACGTTTCTCGTGCGCGATATCATTCGCGGCAAGACGGATTACCCCTTCCACGTCGCCAACAACCCCGAGTTCCTCAAAGAGGGCGACGCCATCAACGACTTCAACAAGCCCGATCGCGTGGTGTGCGGCGTCGAGGCGGCCGAAGTCGGCGAGATGATGAAGGACCTCTACGACCCCTTCGTGCGCCAGGGCAATCCGATCTTCATCATGGATGTGCTCAGCAGCGAGATGGTCAAGTACGCCTCCAACGCCATGCTCGCCACGAAGATCTCCTTCATCAATGAAATCGCCAGCCTGTGCGATGCCTACGGCGCCAACGTCAATCGCGTGCGCGAAGGCATGTGCTCGGACAGCCGCATCGGTAACCAGTTCCTTTATCCGGGACTGGGCTACGGCGGCTCGTGCTTCCCCAAGGACACGCTCGCGTGCATTTCGATGGGCAAGGCCGTCGGCGTGCCGACCCGGCTGCTGCAGGCGGTGCATGATGTGAACCAGGAGCAGCGGGCCCTGTTCTTCCGCAAGATCGCCGAGGAATTCGACGGCAACCTCGCCGGCCGGCGCTTCGCCTTCTGGGGCCTGGCGTTCAAGCCGCGCACCGATGACATCCGCGAGGCCCCGGCCATCACGCTTATCAACTGGATCGCCGCCAAGGGCGGCAAGGTCCGCGCCTTTGATCGCGTGGCCGCCGCCAACACCAAGCGCGAACTGGGTGAGAAGGTGGACATCGCCGATGACATGTACCAGTGCCTCCAGGGCGCCGATGCGCTGGTCATCTGTACCGACTGGGACGAGTTCAAGAACCCCGACTGGGACACGATGCGGGCGAGCCTCAAGCAGCCGCTCATCTTTGACGGCCGCAACTTGTATCGGCGCCCCGCCTTGGCCGAACTCGGCTTCACGTACATCTCGATCGGAAGGCACCCGGTGCGGCCGTAG
- a CDS encoding site-specific DNA-methyltransferase has protein sequence MEAAIHHGDNLDLLRRLGAGTVDLVYIDPPFNTGQQQRGTQRAGGTAGQAACYADAWPTMRDYLAFMRPRLAEMHRVLKPTGSLLLHCDWRTSHHLRLLLDEIFGAERFVNHLIWSYGLGGSSPRRFARKHDDILFYGRSEQYWFEPPRVPATSARMRGLTKKATDVLDIPSINNMAAERTGYPTQKPLALLERLITACCPPGGLVADFFCGSGTTLVAAQRLQRKWIGCDVSAEAVKIARQRLNADGETAIGQSR, from the coding sequence GTGGAGGCCGCCATCCATCATGGCGACAACCTCGATCTGCTGCGGCGCCTCGGCGCGGGCACGGTCGATCTCGTCTACATCGATCCGCCGTTCAACACGGGGCAGCAGCAGCGGGGGACACAGCGCGCAGGCGGAACGGCCGGACAAGCAGCCTGCTACGCCGACGCATGGCCGACGATGCGCGACTATCTCGCGTTCATGCGGCCGCGCCTTGCCGAGATGCATCGCGTGCTCAAGCCGACGGGCTCGCTGCTGCTGCACTGCGACTGGCGCACGAGCCATCACCTGCGGCTGCTGCTCGATGAGATCTTCGGCGCTGAGCGGTTCGTGAACCATCTCATCTGGTCCTACGGCCTGGGCGGCTCCTCGCCGCGCCGCTTTGCCCGCAAGCACGATGACATTCTCTTCTACGGCCGGTCGGAGCAGTACTGGTTCGAGCCGCCGCGCGTGCCGGCGACGAGCGCGCGCATGCGCGGGCTCACGAAGAAAGCCACGGATGTGCTCGACATCCCCTCGATCAACAACATGGCCGCGGAGCGCACGGGCTATCCGACGCAGAAGCCCCTGGCCCTGCTCGAACGGCTCATCACAGCATGCTGTCCGCCCGGCGGCCTCGTCGCAGACTTCTTCTGCGGCAGCGGCACGACGCTCGTGGCGGCGCAGCGATTGCAGCGGAAGTGGATCGGCTGCGATGTCTCGGCGGAGGCAGTGAAGATCGCGCGGCAGCGCTTGAACGCTGATGGCGAAACCGCGATCGGTCAGTCGAGATAA